One region of Armigeres subalbatus isolate Guangzhou_Male chromosome 3, GZ_Asu_2, whole genome shotgun sequence genomic DNA includes:
- the LOC134222577 gene encoding sialin-like, translating into MWNEKGRAVTQIMMSLQRKWKTIPKRVIVAGMIFIACFTSFMLRVNMSLNILAMVQQTRTANHTTNLIAVEETAIGQATNVGNASTTDVLWPDLNGTIASTENGSTFISNPTEVEAGSNLQNFGPRYQWDQKTQGNILGAYFYGYLLTSLPAGPLAERFGPKLLITVSFFVCAIATAVTPFLAEWGAWAIIGSRGVIGLLAGVVYPGLHNLISQWIPPNERGKVIACLAGGSTFGTVVTWPIAAVITERFGWPSSFYASAVFVLLITILWVCLIVDSPAQHSSITETEKQLIEDSFGGTLSRSKSLPPFGKVFTSLPLLSLLVLHFGNFWGLSFFITQAPKFMNEVLGFNLSKAGFLSSLPYLARMISGFIFGFVGDLIRQKQIMSTTALRKTFCLFSHIIPGALSLPLFGKDPLVCVGFIVACLGVNGAATITDLVNAQDLAPNFAATLYGVMSFFGTTAGFIAPMLVAHFTSEQNTMEQWESIFYINASIYLITGLNFIVFGSGKVQSWNEVEQKPSAIEFSDRKATKNIECNNIKKE; encoded by the exons ATGTGGAACGAAAAAGGAAGAGCGGTAACGCAGATCATGATGTCGCTGCAGCGAAAATGGA AAACCATCCCGAAGCGGGTAATAGTCGCCGGAATGATCTTTATTGCGTGTTTCACATCGTTCATGTTGCGTGTCAACATGTCCCTTAATATACTGGCAATGGTACAACAAACAAGGACGGCCAATCATACCACCAATCTAATCGCTGTCGAAGAGACTGCCATTGGTCAAGCGACAAATGTTGGAAATGCCAGCACAACTGACGTTCTGTGGCCAGACTTGAATGGCACGATCGCTTCCACAGAAAATGGATCCACCTTCATTAGCAATCCAACAGAAGTTGAGGCCGGCTCGAATCTTCAAAACTTCGGACCACGCTACCAGTGGGATCAGAAAACTCAGGGCAACATTCTAGGGGCGTATTTCTACGGGTACTTGCTAACATCGCTACCGGCGGGACCGTTAGCAGAGCGTTTCGGACCAAAATTGCTGATAACTGTATCGTTCTTTGTGTGTGCTATCGCTACTGCTGTAACGCCTTTTCTTGCCGAATGGGGTGCGTGGGCTATTATCGGATCGAGAGGCGTGATCGGCCTGCTGGCTGGTGTCGTGTATCCCGGTCTGCACAATCTAATATCGCAATGGATTCCACCAAACGAAAGAGGCAAAGTGATTGCGTGCCTTGCCGGAGGAAGCACCTTCGGAACAGTGGTCACATGGCCAATAGCCGCGGTTATAACTGAACGGTTTGGATGGCCAAGTTCGTTCTACGCCTCGGCTGTGTTCGTTCTGCTGATTACGATACTTTGGGTTTGCCTAATTGTGGATTCGCCAGCTCAACACAGTTccataacagaaactgaaaaGCAATTAATCGAGGATTCGTTCGGAGGAACACTTTCGAGATCGAAGTCCTTGCCACCTTTTGGTAAAGTGTTTACTTCGTTGCCATTGCTGTCCTTACTGGTGTTACACTTTGGAAACTTTTGGGGACTGAGTTTCTTTATTACACAGGCTCCCAAGTTTATGAACGAAGTTCTTGGTTTTAACTTATCCAAAGCTGGATTTTTATCCAGTTTACCATACCTGGCACGAATGATCTCAGGTTTTATCTTCGGCTTCGTCGGTGATCTAATTCGACAAAAACAAATCATGAGTACAACAGCCCTCAGAAAAACATTCTGCTTGTTTT CTCATATTATCCCGGGAGCATTGTCGCTACCACTCTTTGGAAAAGATCCTTTAGTTTGCGTTGGGTTCATCGTAGCATGCCTTGGAGTCAATGGCGCTGCCACCATAACAGACCTTGTCAATGCACAAGATTTGGCACCGAACTTTGCAGCAACCCTATACGGAGTGATGAGCTTTTTTGGGACTACTGCCGGTTTTATTGCACCTATGCTGGTCGCACATTTCACATCGGAGCAG AACACGATGGAGCAATGGGAAAGCATCTTCTACATAAATGCCAGCATCTACCTAATTACTGGACTTAACTTCATCGTTTTCGGTTCGGGAAAAGTCCAAAGCTGGAATGAGGTTGAGCAGAAGCCTTCTGCTATTGAATTTTCTGATAGAAAAGCCACGAAAAATATCGAGTGCAACAATATAAAGAAGGAATGA